From Camelina sativa cultivar DH55 chromosome 7, Cs, whole genome shotgun sequence, one genomic window encodes:
- the LOC104703643 gene encoding uncharacterized protein LOC104703643 isoform X2 → MEIVESLEEIPVQNPQVEDFSWADLTWTKFGTSEHHDEVALVPYARVDEFIIGECSNAECPTRFHIERGRKRSRGSLKEYKSDEYLEYRLYWCSFGPENYGEGGGVLPSRKYRLNTRNRAARPQSMRGCTCHFVVKRLYARPSLALLIYNERRHVNKAGFVCHGPLDRDAIGPGAKKIPYICNEIKQQTMSMIYLGIPEENVLEKHIEGIQRYCGSDATVNSLASQYVHKLGMIIKRSTHELDLDDQASIKIWAERNKKSIFFYQESSETDQFMLGIQTEWQLQQFLRFGHCSLVAADSTFGIKRLKYPLCTLLVFDSRHHALPVAWIISRSYLKSDVEKWMKILLQRAQSVEPGFKINGFIIDDAATEIDPIRDTFCCPVLFALWRVRRSWLRNVVKKCDGIEVQRKLFKCLGELVYSIWDEVGTPKALERLTQDFVDQTAFMQYFTSTWLPKIGMWLSTIKSLPLASQEACGAIEAYHIKLKVKLFDDTHLGALQRVDWLVHKLTTELHSSYWLDRYADESDSFQNVKEEYIASTSWHRATEIPDSAVTLDENNILVAKVQSQRDSDVTRVVWNPGSEFAFCDCAWSLQGNLCKHIIKVNTICENREGYGDSMSLRSLKEKIRNIKMTPMDDSIALDLSMALTLQMLEQMKQLVQLSGTNDISNIVNALPVKWGCKKGRTTVGIPASIAAFTKKRSQKRKR, encoded by the exons ATGGAGATAGTCGAATCTTTAGAAGAGATTCCAGTTCAAAACCCACAAGTTGAAGACTTTTCATGGGCTGATTTAACCTGGACCAAATTCGGAACATCGGAGCATCACGACGAAGTAGCACTGGTCCCATACGCAAGGGTCGACGAATTCATCATCGGAGAATGCTCAAACGCGGAGTGCCCAACACGATTTCACATCGAAAGAGGAAGGAAACGCTCTCGAGGCAGTCTCAAAGAGTACAAGAGCGACGAGTATTTGGAATATAGACT GTATTGGTGTTCATTTGGTCCTGAGAACTATGGTGAAGGTGGTGGTGTTTTACCCAGTAGAAAGTACCGTCTCAACACTAGGAACCGTGCAGCGAGACCTCAGTCTATGAGAGGATGTACTTGTCATTTTGTGGTGAAACGACTCTATGCTCGTCCTTCACTTGCGCTTCTCATTTACAATGAGAGACGACATGTGAACAAAGCTGGGTTTGTTTGTCATGGACCTCTTGATAGAGATGCTATTGGTCCTGGTGCTAAGAAGATTCCTTATATATGTAATGAGATTAAGCAGCAGACTATGTCTATGATCTATCTTGGGATTCCTGAAGAGAACGTTTTGGAGAAACATATTGAAGGGATTCAGAGGTATTGTGGTTCTGATGCGACTGTTAATAGTCTTGCCTCTCAGTATGTTCATAAACTTGGGATGATTATCAAACGTTCCACTCATGAACTGGATTTAGATGATCAAGCTAGTATCAAGATTTGGGCTGAGAGGAACAAGAAATCAATCTTCTTTTATCAGGAATCTTCTGAAACTGATCAGTTCATGCTTGGGATTCAAACGGAGTGGCagttgcagcagtttttgcgtTTTGGGCATTGTAGTCTCGTTGCAGCTGATTCGACATTTGGGATAAAGAGACTCAAG TATCCTCTGTGCACGCTTCTTGTATTTGATTCAAGACATCATGCTCTCCCCGTTGCTTGGATTATCTCTCGTAGCTATTTGAAATCTGATGTTGAGAAGTGGATGAAAATACTACTCCAACGTGCCCAGAGTGTTGAGCCTGGTTTCAAAATCAACGGCTTTATCATTGATGATGCTGCAACGGAGATTGATCCCATAAG GGATACATTTTGTTGCCCCGTCCTTTTTGCTCTCTGGCGTGTTCGTAGATCATGGCTTCGGAATGTTGTAAAGAAGTGCGATGGCATTGAGGTTCAAAGAAAGTTATTCAAATGTTTGGGAGAACTCGTGTACAGCATTTGGGATGAAGTAGGTACACCAAAGGCTCTAGAGAGATTAACTCAGGATTTTGTTGATCAAACCGCCTTCATGCAGTATTTTACATCTACCTGGTTGCCTAAAATAG GAATGTGGCTATCAACTATAAAAAGTCTTCCACTTGCAAGCCAAGAAGCATGCGGTGCAATAGAAGCTTACCATATAAAGCTTAAAGTAAAATTGTTTGACGATACACACCTCGGTGCCCTTCAGAGAGTAGATTGGTTGGTACATAAGCTGACGACTGAACTCCATTCTAGTTATTGGCTTGATCGGTATGCTGATGAAAGTGATTCTTTCCAAAACGTTAAAGAAGAATACATAGCTTCTACTTCGTGGCACCGAGCGACAGAGATTCCAGACTCTGCTGTTACACTAG ATGAAAACAACATCCTTGTTGCAAAGGTTCAGTCTCAGAGAGATAGCGATGTAACACGAGTTGTGTGGAATCCAGGTTCAGAGTTTGCCTTTTGTGATTGCGCTTGGTCTTTACAAGGGAACTTGTGCAAACACATCATAAAGGTAAACACAATTTGCGAAAACCGTGAAGGCTATGGTGACTCAATGTCCTTGCGGtccttaaaagaaaaaataagaaacataaaGATGACACCTATGGATGACTCAatagccttggatctctcaatGGCATTGACGCTGCAGATGCTTGAACAGATGAAGCAGTTGGTGCAATTAAGCGGAACAAATGATATCAGCAATATAGTCAATGCTCTGCCAGTGAAATGGGGTTGTAAGAAAGGCAGAACAACCGTAGGCATTCCTGCTTCTATTGCTGCCTTTACAAAGAAAAGGAGTCAGAAACGGAAGCGATAA
- the LOC104703643 gene encoding uncharacterized protein LOC104703643 isoform X3, with the protein MEIVESLEEIPVQNPQVEDFSWADLTWTKFGTSEHHDEVALVPYARVDEFIIGECSNAECPTRFHIERGRKRSRGSLKEYKSDEYLEYRLYWCSFGPENYGEGGGVLPSRKYRLNTRNRAARPQSMRGCTCHFVVKRLYARPSLALLIYNERRHVNKAGFVCHGPLDRDAIGPGAKKIPYICNEIKQQTMSMIYLGIPEENVLEKHIEGIQRYCGSDATVNSLASQYVHKLGMIIKRSTHELDLDDQASIKIWAERNKKSIFFYQESSETDQFMLGIQTEWQLQQFLRFGHCSLVAADSTFGIKRLKYPLCTLLVFDSRHHALPVAWIISRSYLKSDVEKWMKILLQRAQSVEPGFKINGFIIDDAATEIDPIRDTFCCPVLFALWRVRRSWLRNVVKKCDGIEVQRKLFKCLGELVYSIWDEVGTPKALERLTQDFVDQTAFMQYFTSTWLPKIGMWLSTIKSLPLASQEACGAIEAYHIKLKVKLFDDTHLGALQRVDWLVHKLTTELHSSYWLDRYADESDSFQNVKEEYIASTSWHRATEIPDSAVTLDENNILVAKVQSQRDSDVTRVVWNPGSEFAFCDCAWSLQGNLCKHIIKVNTICENREGYGDSMSLRSLKEKIRNIKMTPMDDSIALDLSMALTLQMLEQMKQLVQLSGTNDISNIVNALPVKWGCKKGRTTVGIPASIAAFTKKRSQKRKR; encoded by the exons ATGGAGATAGTCGAATCTTTAGAAGAGATTCCAGTTCAAAACCCACAAGTTGAAGACTTTTCATGGGCTGATTTAACCTGGACCAAATTCGGAACATCGGAGCATCACGACGAAGTAGCACTGGTCCCATACGCAAGGGTCGACGAATTCATCATCGGAGAATGCTCAAACGCGGAGTGCCCAACACGATTTCACATCGAAAGAGGAAGGAAACGCTCTCGAGGCAGTCTCAAAGAGTACAAGAGCGACGAGTATTTGGAATATAGACT GTATTGGTGTTCATTTGGTCCTGAGAACTATGGTGAAGGTGGTGGTGTTTTACCCAGTAGAAAGTACCGTCTCAACACTAGGAACCGTGCAGCGAGACCTCAGTCTATGAGAGGATGTACTTGTCATTTTGTGGTGAAACGACTCTATGCTCGTCCTTCACTTGCGCTTCTCATTTACAATGAGAGACGACATGTGAACAAAGCTGGGTTTGTTTGTCATGGACCTCTTGATAGAGATGCTATTGGTCCTGGTGCTAAGAAGATTCCTTATATATGTAATGAGATTAAGCAGCAGACTATGTCTATGATCTATCTTGGGATTCCTGAAGAGAACGTTTTGGAGAAACATATTGAAGGGATTCAGAGGTATTGTGGTTCTGATGCGACTGTTAATAGTCTTGCCTCTCAGTATGTTCATAAACTTGGGATGATTATCAAACGTTCCACTCATGAACTGGATTTAGATGATCAAGCTAGTATCAAGATTTGGGCTGAGAGGAACAAGAAATCAATCTTCTTTTATCAGGAATCTTCTGAAACTGATCAGTTCATGCTTGGGATTCAAACGGAGTGGCagttgcagcagtttttgcgtTTTGGGCATTGTAGTCTCGTTGCAGCTGATTCGACATTTGGGATAAAGAGACTCAAG TATCCTCTGTGCACGCTTCTTGTATTTGATTCAAGACATCATGCTCTCCCCGTTGCTTGGATTATCTCTCGTAGCTATTTGAAATCTGATGTTGAGAAGTGGATGAAAATACTACTCCAACGTGCCCAGAGTGTTGAGCCTGGTTTCAAAATCAACGGCTTTATCATTGATGATGCTGCAACGGAGATTGATCCCATAAG GGATACATTTTGTTGCCCCGTCCTTTTTGCTCTCTGGCGTGTTCGTAGATCATGGCTTCGGAATGTTGTAAAGAAGTGCGATGGCATTGAGGTTCAAAGAAAGTTATTCAAATGTTTGGGAGAACTCGTGTACAGCATTTGGGATGAAGTAGGTACACCAAAGGCTCTAGAGAGATTAACTCAGGATTTTGTTGATCAAACCGCCTTCATGCAGTATTTTACATCTACCTGGTTGCCTAAAATAG GAATGTGGCTATCAACTATAAAAAGTCTTCCACTTGCAAGCCAAGAAGCATGCGGTGCAATAGAAGCTTACCATATAAAGCTTAAAGTAAAATTGTTTGACGATACACACCTCGGTGCCCTTCAGAGAGTAGATTGGTTGGTACATAAGCTGACGACTGAACTCCATTCTAGTTATTGGCTTGATCGGTATGCTGATGAAAGTGATTCTTTCCAAAACGTTAAAGAAGAATACATAGCTTCTACTTCGTGGCACCGAGCGACAGAGATTCCAGACTCTGCTGTTACACTAGATGAAAACAACATCCTTGTTGCAAAG GTTCAGTCTCAGAGAGATAGCGATGTAACACGAGTTGTGTGGAATCCAGGTTCAGAGTTTGCCTTTTGTGATTGCGCTTGGTCTTTACAAGGGAACTTGTGCAAACACATCATAAAGGTAAACACAATTTGCGAAAACCGTGAAGGCTATGGTGACTCAATGTCCTTGCGGtccttaaaagaaaaaataagaaacataaaGATGACACCTATGGATGACTCAatagccttggatctctcaatGGCATTGACGCTGCAGATGCTTGAACAGATGAAGCAGTTGGTGCAATTAAGCGGAACAAATGATATCAGCAATATAGTCAATGCTCTGCCAGTGAAATGGGGTTGTAAGAAAGGCAGAACAACCGTAGGCATTCCTGCTTCTATTGCTGCCTTTACAAAGAAAAGGAGTCAGAAACGGAAGCGATAA
- the LOC104703643 gene encoding uncharacterized protein LOC104703643 isoform X1: protein MEIVESLEEIPVQNPQVEDFSWADLTWTKFGTSEHHDEVALVPYARVDEFIIGECSNAECPTRFHIERGRKRSRGSLKEYKSDEYLEYRLYWCSFGPENYGEGGGVLPSRKYRLNTRNRAARPQSMRGCTCHFVVKRLYARPSLALLIYNERRHVNKAGFVCHGPLDRDAIGPGAKKIPYICNEIKQQTMSMIYLGIPEENVLEKHIEGIQRYCGSDATVNSLASQYVHKLGMIIKRSTHELDLDDQASIKIWAERNKKSIFFYQESSETDQFMLGIQTEWQLQQFLRFGHCSLVAADSTFGIKRLKYPLCTLLVFDSRHHALPVAWIISRSYLKSDVEKWMKILLQRAQSVEPGFKINGFIIDDAATEIDPIRDTFCCPVLFALWRVRRSWLRNVVKKCDGIEVQRKLFKCLGELVYSIWDEVGTPKALERLTQDFVDQTAFMQYFTSTWLPKIGMWLSTIKSLPLASQEACGAIEAYHIKLKVKLFDDTHLGALQRVDWLVHKLTTELHSSYWLDRYADESDSFQNVKEEYIASTSWHRATEIPDSAVTLDENNILVAKVQSQRDSDVTRVVWNPGSEFAFCDCAWSLQGNLCKHIIKVNTICENREGYGDSMSLRSLKEKIRNIKMTPMDDSIALDLSMALTLQMLEQMKQLVQLSGTNDISNIVNALPVKWGCKKGRTTVGIPASIAAFTKKRSQKRKR, encoded by the exons ATGGAGATAGTCGAATCTTTAGAAGAGATTCCAGTTCAAAACCCACAAGTTGAAGACTTTTCATGGGCTGATTTAACCTGGACCAAATTCGGAACATCGGAGCATCACGACGAAGTAGCACTGGTCCCATACGCAAGGGTCGACGAATTCATCATCGGAGAATGCTCAAACGCGGAGTGCCCAACACGATTTCACATCGAAAGAGGAAGGAAACGCTCTCGAGGCAGTCTCAAAGAGTACAAGAGCGACGAGTATTTGGAATATAGACT GTATTGGTGTTCATTTGGTCCTGAGAACTATGGTGAAGGTGGTGGTGTTTTACCCAGTAGAAAGTACCGTCTCAACACTAGGAACCGTGCAGCGAGACCTCAGTCTATGAGAGGATGTACTTGTCATTTTGTGGTGAAACGACTCTATGCTCGTCCTTCACTTGCGCTTCTCATTTACAATGAGAGACGACATGTGAACAAAGCTGGGTTTGTTTGTCATGGACCTCTTGATAGAGATGCTATTGGTCCTGGTGCTAAGAAGATTCCTTATATATGTAATGAGATTAAGCAGCAGACTATGTCTATGATCTATCTTGGGATTCCTGAAGAGAACGTTTTGGAGAAACATATTGAAGGGATTCAGAGGTATTGTGGTTCTGATGCGACTGTTAATAGTCTTGCCTCTCAGTATGTTCATAAACTTGGGATGATTATCAAACGTTCCACTCATGAACTGGATTTAGATGATCAAGCTAGTATCAAGATTTGGGCTGAGAGGAACAAGAAATCAATCTTCTTTTATCAGGAATCTTCTGAAACTGATCAGTTCATGCTTGGGATTCAAACGGAGTGGCagttgcagcagtttttgcgtTTTGGGCATTGTAGTCTCGTTGCAGCTGATTCGACATTTGGGATAAAGAGACTCAAG TATCCTCTGTGCACGCTTCTTGTATTTGATTCAAGACATCATGCTCTCCCCGTTGCTTGGATTATCTCTCGTAGCTATTTGAAATCTGATGTTGAGAAGTGGATGAAAATACTACTCCAACGTGCCCAGAGTGTTGAGCCTGGTTTCAAAATCAACGGCTTTATCATTGATGATGCTGCAACGGAGATTGATCCCATAAG GGATACATTTTGTTGCCCCGTCCTTTTTGCTCTCTGGCGTGTTCGTAGATCATGGCTTCGGAATGTTGTAAAGAAGTGCGATGGCATTGAGGTTCAAAGAAAGTTATTCAAATGTTTGGGAGAACTCGTGTACAGCATTTGGGATGAAGTAGGTACACCAAAGGCTCTAGAGAGATTAACTCAGGATTTTGTTGATCAAACCGCCTTCATGCAGTATTTTACATCTACCTGGTTGCCTAAAATAG GAATGTGGCTATCAACTATAAAAAGTCTTCCACTTGCAAGCCAAGAAGCATGCGGTGCAATAGAAGCTTACCATATAAAGCTTAAAGTAAAATTGTTTGACGATACACACCTCGGTGCCCTTCAGAGAGTAGATTGGTTGGTACATAAGCTGACGACTGAACTCCATTCTAGTTATTGGCTTGATCGGTATGCTGATGAAAGTGATTCTTTCCAAAACGTTAAAGAAGAATACATAGCTTCTACTTCGTGGCACCGAGCGACAGAGATTCCAGACTCTGCTGTTACACTAGATGAAAACAACATCCTTGTTGCAAAGGTTCAGTCTCAGAGAGATAGCGATGTAACACGAGTTGTGTGGAATCCAG GTTCAGAGTTTGCCTTTTGTGATTGCGCTTGGTCTTTACAAGGGAACTTGTGCAAACACATCATAAAGGTAAACACAATTTGCGAAAACCGTGAAGGCTATGGTGACTCAATGTCCTTGCGGtccttaaaagaaaaaataagaaacataaaGATGACACCTATGGATGACTCAatagccttggatctctcaatGGCATTGACGCTGCAGATGCTTGAACAGATGAAGCAGTTGGTGCAATTAAGCGGAACAAATGATATCAGCAATATAGTCAATGCTCTGCCAGTGAAATGGGGTTGTAAGAAAGGCAGAACAACCGTAGGCATTCCTGCTTCTATTGCTGCCTTTACAAAGAAAAGGAGTCAGAAACGGAAGCGATAA